The following coding sequences are from one Halorubrum sp. BOL3-1 window:
- the wecB gene encoding non-hydrolyzing UDP-N-acetylglucosamine 2-epimerase, with translation MSDTRIAIVLGTRPEIIKLSPILRVCDHRNVPYTLVHTGQHYSDELDSVFFERLGLPEPDYHLGVGSGTHGEQTAEMLIGIEEIVTEEDIDVVVVQGDTNSVLAGAIATSKLDAELGHVEAGLRSFDREMPEEINRILTDHAGDYLFAPTEESADLLRDEGIDESRIYVTGNTIVDAVKANRSLAAEKSAVLNEYDLTAGGFILMTAHRAENVDNRDRLVNILTGIDRIASELDQPVVYPIHPRTRERIEEFGVSVPKMIRLIEPLDFLDFLRLEDTASLVVTDSGGVQEETCILQTPCVTVRNSTERPETVSVGANTVVGTEPDDIVVGVRTQLDKPTDWDAPFGDGDAAERTLDIVLSSHTENKR, from the coding sequence GTGAGCGATACACGAATTGCAATCGTCCTTGGGACGCGACCGGAGATCATCAAACTGTCCCCGATTCTCCGCGTCTGTGACCACCGTAACGTTCCGTACACGCTCGTTCATACCGGTCAACACTACTCCGACGAACTCGATAGTGTCTTTTTCGAACGCCTAGGTCTCCCGGAACCGGATTACCATCTCGGCGTCGGATCGGGCACTCACGGTGAGCAGACGGCCGAGATGCTGATCGGGATCGAAGAGATCGTCACAGAGGAGGACATCGATGTCGTCGTAGTACAAGGCGATACCAACTCCGTTCTCGCCGGTGCGATCGCGACGAGCAAACTCGATGCGGAACTCGGACACGTCGAAGCCGGCCTCCGGAGCTTCGACCGCGAAATGCCCGAGGAGATCAATCGGATTCTCACCGATCACGCCGGCGATTACTTGTTCGCCCCCACAGAGGAGAGCGCCGACTTGCTCAGGGACGAAGGAATCGATGAATCACGCATCTATGTAACTGGAAACACCATCGTAGATGCCGTCAAAGCGAACCGGTCTCTCGCTGCTGAGAAGAGTGCTGTCCTAAACGAGTACGATCTTACCGCCGGCGGGTTCATCCTCATGACGGCGCACCGGGCCGAGAACGTCGACAATCGCGATCGACTCGTCAATATCCTCACCGGAATCGATCGCATCGCGTCGGAACTCGATCAACCGGTCGTCTACCCGATCCATCCACGAACTCGTGAACGCATAGAGGAGTTCGGCGTTTCGGTCCCGAAGATGATCCGGCTCATCGAGCCGCTCGACTTCCTTGACTTCTTGCGGCTCGAGGATACGGCATCCCTCGTTGTCACCGATTCGGGCGGCGTCCAAGAAGAGACGTGTATTCTACAGACGCCGTGTGTTACAGTACGGAACTCAACTGAGCGTCCCGAGACCGTCTCAGTCGGGGCAAACACCGTCGTGGGAACGGAACCCGATGATATTGTTGTGGGAGTCCGAACACAGTTGGATAAACCAACGGACTGGGACGCTCCGTTCGGTGACGGAGACGCCGCGGAACGGACCCTCGATATCGTCCTGTCATCTCACACGGAAAACAAAAGATAG
- a CDS encoding glycosyltransferase family 4 protein gives MSDLRVLHVFSDPRFGGPGTRTISIGKALRSRGIISEFLVPDGPGELATKAREEGFDVYETTLPRPRSPPGIVENVRYLSSFPRTVARVADQIQRSSCDIVHLNTPYNFSPALAAHRNNHKFIWHFNDTLTPWPLRPLASRFARRWADKIAVSSPRVDEYFGFESSETTTLYPPVDGERFDPESVKIDPENDLRKTIDNSTENSLFVGAVGNVNPAKGYEHLLRALPPVVDSFNDIIVPIVGSILDSHQSYYTRLLDIRSRLGLEDHVNFLGFQENIPEILAQLDIFVMPSVAESGPLVTVEAMAMEKPVIATSVGNVPAQIPSSDYGWVVPPGDSEQLSQAIKEALSSPSDRLQRGKKGRERTIEQFSVEACAESYENIYRENTL, from the coding sequence ATGTCCGACCTTCGAGTCCTTCACGTTTTTAGCGATCCACGATTTGGAGGGCCCGGTACCCGTACCATATCCATTGGAAAAGCATTACGCTCACGAGGGATTATATCTGAGTTTCTCGTTCCTGATGGGCCTGGAGAACTCGCAACAAAAGCCCGGGAAGAGGGGTTTGATGTTTACGAGACTACACTCCCGCGTCCGCGTTCACCACCAGGAATAGTGGAAAACGTTCGGTATCTCTCAAGTTTTCCACGCACCGTTGCGAGAGTAGCAGACCAGATCCAAAGATCATCCTGTGATATCGTCCATCTTAATACACCATATAATTTCTCTCCCGCTTTGGCAGCACACAGGAATAATCATAAGTTTATATGGCATTTTAATGATACTCTAACTCCATGGCCATTACGGCCCCTTGCGAGCCGATTCGCAAGACGATGGGCCGACAAAATAGCAGTCTCCTCTCCGCGGGTGGACGAATATTTTGGATTCGAATCGAGTGAAACGACAACGCTCTATCCACCCGTTGATGGAGAAAGATTTGACCCGGAAAGCGTGAAAATTGATCCAGAAAATGACCTTCGGAAGACGATCGACAATAGCACGGAAAACTCGCTTTTCGTTGGAGCGGTAGGTAATGTAAATCCAGCAAAAGGTTATGAACACTTACTCCGTGCGCTTCCACCGGTCGTTGACTCCTTCAACGATATCATCGTCCCGATTGTTGGATCGATACTCGACTCCCACCAATCGTACTACACTAGGTTGCTAGATATCCGCTCACGTCTCGGCCTTGAAGACCATGTCAACTTCCTTGGATTCCAGGAAAATATCCCAGAAATCCTCGCCCAGTTGGATATCTTCGTTATGCCGTCAGTAGCAGAATCGGGGCCACTCGTCACTGTTGAAGCGATGGCGATGGAAAAGCCAGTAATTGCGACAAGTGTTGGGAACGTTCCGGCACAAATCCCAAGTTCTGACTACGGCTGGGTTGTTCCACCTGGTGACTCCGAGCAACTTTCCCAAGCGATAAAGGAGGCTCTCTCTTCACCGAGTGATCGGCTTCAACGAGGCAAGAAGGGACGTGAACGGACGATAGAACAGTTTTCTGTTGAAGCTTGTGCGGAGTCATACGAGAACATCTACAGAGAGAATACACTGTAA
- a CDS encoding glycosyltransferase, giving the protein MANSIDIGIVTNIPSPYRIPLFNSIARRDNISLTIYFMDVTEKNRSWTVSPEEWEFEYVFLDGSTWYSSILDRSISVSWGVIPRFRKASHDVIVVGGYNHTTCWITFAYSKFSGTPVVPWSGAWSGSIRINNSVMNTVRQMFTQLGQAWIAYGSQSASALSSWGADESRTHIGINTVSVEEFKRAAESYSHESAEDRFTLLYVGQLIARKNVELVLDALEPIPKSDIQFIVVGDGPRESFLRNQADTLGNSVEFKGFVERDQLYSYYTEADAFILPSRNEVWGLVVNEALACGTPAIVSDQCGCAPDLIREGFNGSVFESDEQDNLTETLEELVTGSQTFAPPRQIRKDATQRFDIGTSVDGFIRACQDAVGQ; this is encoded by the coding sequence ATGGCTAACAGTATCGACATCGGTATCGTAACGAATATTCCGTCCCCGTATCGAATTCCATTATTCAATTCAATTGCCAGACGCGACAATATTAGTCTCACTATCTATTTTATGGATGTCACCGAAAAGAATCGGTCGTGGACGGTATCCCCAGAAGAATGGGAGTTTGAGTATGTGTTTCTAGATGGCTCAACGTGGTACTCAAGCATACTGGATCGTTCGATATCGGTCAGCTGGGGAGTAATACCTCGGTTTCGGAAAGCGTCGCATGATGTAATTGTCGTTGGTGGATACAACCACACGACATGTTGGATAACGTTTGCCTATTCAAAATTCTCCGGAACGCCAGTAGTTCCTTGGAGCGGTGCTTGGAGTGGCAGTATTCGAATCAACAATTCAGTGATGAATACGGTACGACAAATGTTTACGCAACTCGGACAGGCTTGGATTGCCTACGGTTCCCAATCGGCATCAGCACTATCATCATGGGGAGCTGACGAAAGTAGGACTCATATTGGCATCAATACAGTATCTGTGGAGGAGTTTAAACGAGCAGCCGAGAGCTATAGTCACGAGTCAGCGGAGGATAGGTTCACCTTGCTGTACGTGGGTCAGTTAATCGCACGTAAGAACGTGGAACTTGTTCTTGACGCGCTTGAACCGATACCAAAGAGCGACATTCAGTTCATTGTCGTTGGCGACGGGCCACGAGAGTCGTTTCTCAGGAACCAAGCTGATACGCTAGGAAATTCGGTTGAATTCAAGGGGTTTGTCGAACGCGATCAATTGTATAGTTACTACACCGAGGCCGACGCGTTCATTCTGCCGTCGCGAAACGAAGTTTGGGGCTTGGTTGTGAATGAAGCTCTTGCCTGTGGTACTCCAGCAATCGTATCTGATCAGTGTGGTTGTGCTCCAGATCTTATTAGAGAAGGGTTCAATGGATCAGTTTTTGAATCAGATGAACAAGACAATTTGACGGAGACGCTAGAAGAACTAGTCACTGGGTCACAGACCTTCGCCCCTCCAAGACAGATTCGTAAGGATGCGACCCAGCGCTTCGATATTGGCACGTCTGTGGACGGATTTATTCGTGCTTGTCAAGATGCGGTAGGTCAATAG
- a CDS encoding glycosyltransferase family 4 protein: MNIGLVDFNWSGHHTVYNSLLCTYLSDVGHDVTYITADKHEKIKQFPESIDINKISQPTIAMDNFKVSMIESQYKKYNLVGEIKGICDKNQIDILHYTYFDYWPLPLFAFLRIHPHDLPPIAGTIHRDRFTTSTPQSIAHRVFYSLTQMAIDSLLSRDSIHIVSHSGNMERRITQSVASATEENITTLPAPTPDKDHDIPRSEAHSILGTNEDLPTILFFGNHSYEKGPDLLAKSVREVTHPLQVIYAGPEQEFKSEDIDSWKQKSPANVKIINRSGYVPDDKVDAYFAAADCVVLPYRRERGISGPLRRGCVFDTHIIGPEASDVGEIIRSNSLGQLFQRNSVESLSEQIDVFCENINRYPRSEVRKYSKEQNWKTVGKQIETLYTELV, encoded by the coding sequence ATGAATATTGGTCTAGTTGATTTCAACTGGAGCGGACACCACACCGTATATAATTCTCTGTTATGTACCTATCTATCTGATGTTGGTCATGATGTGACATATATTACTGCGGATAAACACGAGAAAATCAAACAGTTTCCGGAATCTATAGACATAAATAAAATCTCTCAGCCAACAATAGCTATGGACAATTTTAAAGTATCTATGATTGAATCCCAATATAAAAAATATAATTTAGTTGGTGAAATCAAAGGTATTTGCGACAAAAATCAAATTGATATTCTTCACTATACATACTTTGACTACTGGCCACTACCACTGTTTGCTTTTTTGAGAATACACCCTCACGATCTCCCACCTATTGCTGGAACTATTCACCGCGATCGGTTTACAACCTCCACCCCACAATCAATTGCGCACAGAGTATTTTACTCACTAACTCAGATGGCTATAGACAGTTTGTTGAGTCGAGATTCAATCCATATTGTTTCCCATTCCGGAAATATGGAAAGGCGCATAACCCAGTCGGTCGCCTCAGCTACTGAAGAAAACATTACAACACTACCAGCACCAACCCCAGACAAAGACCATGATATACCAAGATCAGAAGCTCATTCTATACTGGGTACCAATGAGGATCTCCCAACAATTCTGTTTTTTGGAAATCATTCATATGAGAAGGGCCCAGACTTATTAGCAAAGTCTGTGAGAGAAGTTACACACCCATTACAGGTTATCTATGCTGGACCGGAACAAGAATTCAAATCTGAAGACATAGATTCTTGGAAGCAAAAATCTCCAGCAAACGTTAAAATCATTAATCGGTCTGGATACGTACCTGATGATAAAGTCGATGCCTACTTCGCCGCTGCCGACTGCGTAGTACTACCCTATCGAAGGGAAAGAGGAATATCTGGCCCTCTTCGTCGTGGATGTGTGTTCGATACACATATTATTGGACCAGAGGCATCTGACGTTGGTGAAATAATCAGATCTAACAGTTTAGGACAACTATTTCAGCGGAACTCTGTCGAAAGTCTGTCTGAGCAGATAGATGTATTTTGTGAGAATATTAACCGCTATCCTCGTAGTGAAGTCAGGAAGTACTCGAAAGAGCAGAATTGGAAAACTGTAGGCAAGCAAATTGAGACACTATACACTGAATTAGTATAA
- a CDS encoding ABC transporter ATP-binding protein, whose translation MSSSDPEPVSRREKLDALRDVARYNPKYTVAIVGLGIVAAVLEGIGLSFVLPIVELVQLEEPAAQADGLLGLFVVIYQLIGLPFTLGYVVLGVSLVMIVRYTTSFVVAWLREALRTHYIRDLQDRAFQNALNAEIAYFDEEGSDDILNAIVTQTTYAGRVIKRGIQLFEQFFLAAVYFFIALVIAPVLTIVTGIVLGGFTMFFRRVIESGYDVGDRVAQANEERQEAVQAGMQGIRDVRIFGVADELYNDFQDAIEKFTTEQIVLRRNEAAIDKFYNLVVAVSVFVLIYFALSFADLRLSSLGVFLFAMFRLGPRASNVNRLFYQVENDLPHLVRTIGFVKNLKRKQESESGSVPVPEEVRHVKFDNVHFAYNDDEEVLRGVSFQFSKGDFVAFVGSSGAGKSTIVSLLAQMYKPSEGEILANGSSIHDMNIAKWRDQISVVRQNPFVFNDTLRYNLTIGNRTVSETELDRVCSIAKVDEFFENLPKGYDTVLGDEGVRLSGGQKQRVALARALIKDADILILDEATSNLDSNLETQVQQAIEQMDREYAIVTIAHRLSTVENADCIYTVGDGKIIESGKHSQLIKKNGKYAELYRTQSTKI comes from the coding sequence ATGTCATCGTCAGACCCAGAACCGGTTTCCAGACGCGAGAAACTTGACGCCCTCCGCGACGTCGCGCGGTACAATCCGAAATATACGGTTGCAATTGTTGGGCTCGGGATTGTTGCCGCAGTGCTTGAAGGGATCGGTCTAAGTTTTGTTCTTCCGATTGTTGAGTTGGTACAACTCGAAGAACCTGCGGCCCAAGCGGACGGTCTCCTAGGCCTATTCGTTGTTATATATCAACTGATTGGGCTTCCATTTACACTTGGGTATGTGGTACTGGGCGTGTCTCTCGTAATGATCGTACGGTACACCACAAGTTTTGTAGTGGCGTGGTTACGCGAGGCTCTCCGAACGCACTACATCCGAGATCTTCAAGATCGGGCATTTCAAAATGCTCTCAACGCTGAGATAGCGTACTTTGATGAAGAAGGCTCAGATGATATTTTAAACGCCATCGTGACACAGACAACATATGCCGGTCGAGTGATAAAACGAGGCATTCAGCTTTTCGAACAGTTCTTTCTGGCTGCCGTGTACTTTTTTATCGCGCTGGTGATTGCCCCCGTCCTAACAATCGTAACTGGAATTGTCTTAGGTGGCTTCACTATGTTCTTCCGTCGGGTGATTGAATCTGGTTATGATGTTGGGGACCGAGTCGCTCAGGCAAACGAAGAACGTCAAGAGGCGGTTCAAGCTGGAATGCAGGGGATTCGAGATGTACGCATTTTTGGCGTTGCTGACGAGTTATACAATGATTTCCAAGATGCGATTGAAAAATTTACTACTGAACAAATCGTACTTAGACGTAATGAAGCAGCCATAGACAAATTCTATAATCTTGTAGTTGCGGTGTCAGTGTTTGTTCTCATTTATTTTGCGTTGTCCTTTGCTGATTTAAGACTTAGCTCACTCGGTGTATTCCTTTTCGCAATGTTTCGGCTTGGTCCACGTGCGAGTAACGTAAATCGACTATTCTATCAGGTTGAAAACGATCTCCCTCATCTCGTTCGAACTATTGGTTTTGTCAAAAATCTAAAAAGAAAACAAGAATCGGAAAGCGGATCGGTACCTGTACCGGAAGAAGTGAGACACGTCAAATTTGATAACGTACATTTCGCGTACAACGACGATGAAGAAGTGCTACGAGGAGTTAGTTTTCAATTTTCGAAAGGAGACTTTGTCGCGTTCGTCGGTAGTTCTGGCGCGGGGAAGTCAACAATCGTCTCGCTACTTGCTCAAATGTACAAACCTAGCGAAGGCGAAATACTTGCAAACGGTTCGTCGATTCATGATATGAATATTGCCAAATGGCGTGATCAGATTTCAGTAGTTAGACAAAATCCTTTTGTTTTTAATGATACACTCCGGTACAACCTTACAATTGGAAATCGCACTGTCAGTGAGACAGAGTTGGATCGGGTATGTTCCATCGCAAAGGTTGACGAGTTTTTCGAGAACTTACCGAAAGGATACGACACAGTACTAGGAGATGAAGGAGTACGACTTTCAGGTGGCCAGAAGCAGCGTGTGGCGTTAGCACGAGCGTTGATCAAGGACGCAGATATCCTGATCCTGGACGAGGCAACGAGCAATTTGGACTCCAATCTGGAAACACAGGTTCAGCAAGCTATTGAACAGATGGACCGAGAGTACGCAATCGTGACAATCGCCCATCGACTGTCTACCGTGGAAAATGCGGATTGTATATACACAGTTGGTGATGGAAAAATTATAGAAAGTGGCAAACATAGTCAACTCATCAAAAAAAATGGGAAGTACGCAGAGTTATATAGAACACAATCCACAAAAATTTGA
- a CDS encoding AAA family ATPase has product MYGKAGLGKTAVTKYMLTELHEGCEREKRPTIFTPTRSTVTGGRCSWWFAASSTSCSRTTPADSRSGDSEPGAFDELYRQLDRIDGTHLVVFDEIDHLEDANTLLYELPRAKANGHISDAKVGVIGISNDYTFRQTLSPKVKDTLMETEISFSPYDAAELRTILEHRADRAFVDEACATSAIAKAAALAAQDMGNARQALDLLRVGAELAERNGEAPVTDEHVDTARERVQRGRVANKIRDQTEHAQYILEAIANLQANGTVPARSKEIQRTYEQVADSHAASPLSTLKSIQDHLSDLHMLGFLRRHEQNKGLSGGQYYEYELDLDPEIVLETQEKIAEDTA; this is encoded by the coding sequence GTGTACGGCAAAGCCGGACTCGGAAAGACGGCCGTCACGAAGTACATGCTGACGGAACTCCACGAGGGGTGCGAACGCGAGAAGCGGCCGACGATCTTCACACCCACACGGTCAACTGTAACGGGCGGACGCTGTTCATGGTGGTTCGCAGCCTCGTCAACGAGCTGCTCCCGGACGACGCCAGCCGATTCCCGGAGCGGGGACTCGGAACCGGGCGCGTTCGACGAGCTGTACCGACAGCTCGATCGCATCGACGGGACGCACCTCGTCGTGTTCGACGAGATCGATCACCTGGAGGACGCGAACACGCTGTTGTACGAACTCCCGCGAGCGAAAGCAAACGGGCACATCTCGGACGCGAAAGTCGGCGTGATCGGAATCAGCAACGACTACACGTTCCGGCAGACGCTCTCGCCGAAAGTCAAGGACACGCTGATGGAGACCGAGATCTCTTTCAGCCCGTACGACGCCGCGGAACTGCGAACGATCTTAGAGCATCGCGCGGACCGAGCGTTCGTCGACGAGGCGTGTGCCACGTCGGCGATCGCGAAGGCGGCTGCGCTGGCGGCACAGGACATGGGGAACGCGCGGCAGGCGCTCGATCTGCTTCGCGTCGGTGCGGAACTGGCCGAGCGGAACGGGGAGGCGCCAGTTACGGACGAACATGTCGACACCGCGCGGGAACGAGTCCAGCGCGGTCGAGTGGCGAACAAGATCCGGGACCAGACCGAACACGCCCAGTACATTCTAGAGGCGATCGCGAACCTACAAGCCAACGGAACGGTTCCGGCGCGGTCGAAAGAGATTCAGCGCACGTACGAACAGGTAGCGGATTCGCACGCCGCCTCGCCGTTGTCGACGCTGAAGAGTATTCAGGACCACCTCTCAGACCTTCACATGCTGGGGTTCCTTCGGCGCCACGAGCAGAACAAGGGGCTGAGCGGCGGACAGTACTACGAATACGAACTGGATCTCGATCCCGAGATTGTGTTAGAGACTCAGGAGAAGATCGCGGAGGATACTGCGTGA
- a CDS encoding UPF0175 family protein, whose amino-acid sequence MSGLAEDLDAIAAAGDYDDADAVVEEAVRELLRQRPELRVSLAVEKYRTGAVSCNRAAELAGLSAEAFRDELADRGIDRDAGFLRDAQRESRLETFTE is encoded by the coding sequence ATGTCCGGGCTCGCAGAGGATCTCGACGCCATCGCGGCCGCCGGTGACTACGATGACGCCGATGCCGTGGTCGAGGAGGCCGTCCGTGAACTGTTGCGTCAGCGTCCGGAGCTTCGTGTGTCGCTCGCGGTCGAAAAGTACCGAACCGGGGCCGTGAGCTGTAACCGGGCGGCCGAACTGGCCGGTCTCTCGGCGGAGGCATTTCGGGACGAACTCGCGGATCGAGGGATCGACCGCGACGCCGGCTTTCTGCGTGACGCGCAACGGGAGAGCCGGCTGGAGACGTTTACCGAATAG
- a CDS encoding AbrB/MazE/SpoVT family DNA-binding domain-containing protein — MAVEDGPAETTVSDRGMVTIPADLRRRLDIEPGDKLRWTTDDGGTLSVEVVHQREGVFDDFEPVDAGETNAVDVETEFGTE; from the coding sequence ATGGCAGTCGAAGACGGGCCCGCGGAGACGACGGTCAGCGATCGAGGGATGGTCACGATCCCCGCCGATCTCCGCCGGCGGCTTGACATCGAACCGGGTGACAAGCTCCGGTGGACGACCGACGACGGCGGAACCCTCTCGGTCGAGGTCGTTCATCAGCGCGAGGGCGTGTTCGACGACTTCGAACCCGTCGATGCCGGGGAGACGAACGCCGTTGATGTCGAGACCGAATTCGGTACGGAGTAA
- a CDS encoding type II toxin-antitoxin system VapC family toxin: MAVALVDTNVLFAGASARDEYHDRARKIVSGIDHGELPSAVLTDYVVAELLNLSREKLGMDAATQLLDRFIEGAHFEIVHAPKADFNAAQPLFRRYDELSFVDATLVAYLQRADIEYLYSFDDDFDAIDGLTRLDTAENPFR, encoded by the coding sequence ATGGCGGTCGCGCTTGTGGACACGAACGTCCTCTTCGCGGGCGCGAGTGCCCGCGATGAGTATCACGACCGTGCCCGAAAGATCGTCAGCGGAATCGATCACGGGGAGCTTCCGAGTGCCGTTCTCACCGACTACGTCGTCGCGGAGCTGTTGAACCTCTCGCGAGAGAAGCTCGGTATGGATGCGGCAACCCAACTGTTGGACCGGTTCATCGAAGGCGCACACTTCGAGATCGTTCACGCCCCGAAGGCGGATTTCAACGCCGCGCAGCCGCTGTTCCGTCGGTACGATGAACTCTCGTTCGTGGATGCGACACTCGTGGCATACCTCCAGCGAGCGGACATCGAGTACCTCTATTCCTTCGATGACGACTTCGACGCGATCGATGGTCTGACCCGCCTCGATACCGCCGAGAATCCCTTCCGGTAA
- a CDS encoding GDP-mannose 4,6-dehydratase: protein MRVLVTGGAGFIGGHLAEAFLRDGHDVTVLDNLEPFYDVRIKEHTLDVHREVASEHDGSYTFREGDVRDAETVRGVVADVDAVVHQAAQAGVRTSVAEPRKVTDINVGGTVTVLEAAKEAGVERVILASSSSVYGKPKSLPYEEDHPTEPVSPYGVTKVAQEHMARVYTELHGLSTVALRYFTVYGPRMRPNMAISNFVSRCFNGEPPVIYGDGQQTQDFTYVGDVVDANRTLLTDDSADGDVLNIGSSDNISIQELAEVVRDQLAPELEIEYEEAREADAEHTHASVEKAGELIGYEPSRTITEGVGEFIEWYEANREWYEPLVRSS from the coding sequence ATGCGCGTTCTCGTCACCGGCGGGGCGGGGTTCATCGGCGGCCACCTCGCGGAGGCGTTCCTCCGCGACGGCCACGACGTGACCGTCCTCGACAACCTCGAACCGTTCTACGACGTCCGGATCAAAGAACACACCCTCGACGTCCACCGCGAGGTCGCGAGCGAGCACGACGGGTCGTACACGTTCCGCGAAGGAGACGTGCGCGACGCGGAGACGGTCCGGGGGGTCGTCGCCGACGTCGACGCCGTCGTCCACCAGGCGGCTCAGGCCGGGGTGCGGACAAGCGTCGCGGAGCCGCGGAAGGTGACCGACATCAACGTGGGCGGGACGGTGACGGTGTTGGAGGCCGCAAAGGAGGCTGGCGTCGAGCGCGTGATCCTCGCGAGTTCGTCGTCGGTGTACGGGAAGCCGAAGTCGCTGCCGTACGAGGAGGACCATCCAACCGAGCCCGTGAGCCCGTACGGCGTGACGAAGGTTGCGCAGGAGCACATGGCGCGGGTGTACACGGAGTTACACGGGTTGTCGACCGTGGCGTTGCGGTACTTCACGGTGTACGGGCCGCGGATGCGGCCGAACATGGCGATCTCGAACTTCGTCTCGCGGTGTTTCAACGGGGAGCCGCCCGTGATTTACGGCGACGGCCAGCAGACGCAGGACTTCACGTACGTGGGCGACGTCGTCGACGCGAACCGGACGCTGTTGACTGACGATTCGGCCGACGGGGACGTCCTGAACATCGGGAGTTCGGACAACATCTCGATCCAGGAGTTGGCGGAGGTCGTTCGAGATCAGTTGGCGCCCGAGCTGGAGATCGAGTACGAGGAAGCGCGGGAGGCCGACGCCGAGCACACACACGCGTCCGTCGAGAAGGCGGGCGAGCTGATCGGGTACGAGCCCTCGCGGACGATCACGGAGGGCGTCGGTGAGTTCATCGAGTGGTACGAAGCGAATCGGGAGTGGTACGAGCCGTTGGTGCGGTCGTCGTAG
- the aglF gene encoding UTP--glucose-1-phosphate uridylyltransferase AglF, which yields MQAVVLAAGQGTRLRPLTDDKPKGMVEVAGKPILTHCFEQLIELGADELHVVVGYKKQAIIEHYDDAFEGVPITYSHQREQLGLAHALLTVEGQIDDDFMLMLGDNVFRANLEDVVNRQAETRADAAFLVEEVPYEEASRYGVCDTNQYGEIVEVVEKPEDPPSNLVMTGFYTFTPEIFHACHLVQPSNRGEYEISDAVDLLLASGRTIDAIRMDGWRTDIGYPEDRDRAEERLLEEQGEIDSEDGDEADAAVEAAASDES from the coding sequence ATGCAAGCAGTCGTACTCGCGGCCGGCCAGGGGACGCGGCTCCGGCCGCTGACGGACGACAAACCCAAGGGGATGGTCGAGGTCGCGGGCAAGCCGATCTTGACGCACTGCTTCGAACAGCTCATCGAGCTGGGCGCCGACGAGCTTCACGTCGTCGTCGGCTACAAGAAGCAAGCCATCATCGAGCACTACGACGACGCGTTCGAGGGCGTCCCGATCACGTACTCCCATCAGCGCGAGCAGCTCGGGCTCGCCCACGCGCTGTTGACGGTCGAAGGGCAGATCGACGACGACTTCATGTTGATGCTCGGCGACAACGTGTTCCGAGCGAACCTCGAAGACGTCGTCAACCGACAGGCGGAAACCCGCGCGGACGCGGCGTTTCTCGTCGAGGAGGTCCCCTATGAGGAGGCGAGCCGGTACGGCGTCTGTGACACCAACCAGTACGGCGAGATCGTCGAGGTCGTCGAGAAGCCCGAGGACCCGCCGTCGAATCTGGTGATGACCGGCTTCTACACGTTCACGCCGGAGATCTTCCACGCGTGTCACCTCGTTCAGCCGTCGAATCGCGGCGAGTACGAGATCTCCGACGCGGTGGATCTGCTGTTAGCGTCCGGCCGCACCATCGACGCGATCCGGATGGACGGCTGGCGGACCGACATCGGCTATCCCGAAGATCGGGATCGGGCCGAGGAGCGACTGCTGGAGGAACAGGGCGAAATCGACAGCGAAGATGGCGACGAAGCGGATGCTGCGGTTGAGGCGGCAGCGTCTGACGAGTCGTAA